In one window of Longimicrobium sp. DNA:
- a CDS encoding cupin domain-containing protein produces the protein MSSINRPLAGPVLAFDLAEQIASMRAEDPYSRSGRVGRTLAKSGRFRLTLTVMKSGNEIGTHHADSPMTLQVVEGGLRFRTDGQEYTLGAGQVLFFGPGEAHDIRADQDSALLITVSAIGDDYRPGETASA, from the coding sequence ATGTCGTCCATCAACCGCCCCCTCGCGGGACCCGTGCTGGCCTTCGACCTTGCCGAGCAGATCGCCTCGATGCGCGCCGAAGATCCCTACAGCCGCAGCGGCAGGGTGGGGCGCACGCTGGCCAAGAGCGGCCGTTTTCGGCTGACGCTCACCGTGATGAAGTCGGGGAACGAGATCGGCACGCACCACGCCGACAGCCCCATGACGCTGCAGGTGGTGGAGGGTGGGCTGCGCTTTCGCACCGATGGGCAGGAGTACACCCTGGGTGCGGGGCAGGTGCTGTTCTTTGGCCCCGGCGAGGCGCACGACATCCGCGCGGACCAGGACAGCGCCCTGCTGATCACCGTTTCCGCCATCGGCGACGACTACCGCCCGGGCGAAACCGCCAGCGCCTGA
- a CDS encoding S8 family peptidase, whose product MLERAAPPAWVREALGGATGRGIRVAVIDSGWDRTIDDPRVLPGISFVDPEDDFALGRNDDDHDVLGHGTACVDLVLRVAPEARVVPVRVFGGMLETSPGTIHAALLWSIEAGVQVINVSLGTRLEHARDALYVACERARRAGIIVVTAGHNANDWSYPAIFENVIGVSAGKFASPYEFRYRAEHAMECVAWGVEQEVTWLGGERVVKHGTSFAAPNVAGIVALILEAHPGSTIEEVREMLSRFALPAVEPAADEASEAGES is encoded by the coding sequence ATGCTGGAGCGTGCGGCGCCCCCCGCCTGGGTGCGCGAGGCGCTGGGCGGGGCCACGGGGCGGGGCATTCGCGTGGCGGTGATCGACAGCGGATGGGACCGCACGATCGACGATCCGCGGGTGCTGCCGGGCATCTCGTTCGTGGACCCGGAGGACGACTTCGCGCTCGGGCGGAACGACGACGACCACGACGTCTTGGGGCACGGCACCGCGTGCGTAGACCTGGTGCTGCGGGTGGCGCCAGAGGCGCGGGTGGTCCCCGTCCGCGTGTTCGGCGGGATGCTGGAAACCTCGCCGGGCACCATCCACGCGGCGCTGCTGTGGTCCATCGAGGCGGGCGTGCAGGTGATCAACGTGAGCCTGGGCACGCGGCTGGAGCACGCGCGCGACGCCCTGTACGTGGCGTGCGAACGGGCGCGCCGCGCGGGGATCATCGTCGTGACGGCGGGGCACAACGCCAACGACTGGAGCTATCCCGCGATCTTCGAGAACGTGATCGGCGTGTCAGCGGGCAAGTTCGCCTCGCCCTACGAGTTCCGCTACCGGGCGGAGCACGCCATGGAGTGCGTGGCGTGGGGGGTGGAGCAGGAGGTCACGTGGCTCGGCGGAGAGCGGGTGGTGAAGCACGGTACCAGCTTCGCCGCGCCGAACGTGGCGGGCATCGTGGCGCTGATCCTGGAGGCGCACCCCGGCTCCACCATCGAGGAGGTCCGCGAGATGCTCTCCCGCTTCGCCCTGCCGGCCGTGGAGCCGGCGGCGGACGAGGCGTCTGAGGCAGGAGAGAGCTAG